A single window of Mycolicibacterium madagascariense DNA harbors:
- a CDS encoding oxygenase MpaB family protein, which translates to MSISGGHVERPVSGPPLARAGRPRRRTGPTLDEGLLGVALLLGPANVIMQLARPGVGYGVLESRVESGRIDRHPIKRARTTFTYLAVAGRGSDEQKAAFRRAVNRAHAQVYSTEESPVAYRAFDPDLQLWVAACLYKGGVDAHRTFVGEMDDETADRHYAQSMSLGTTLQVPPQMWPRDRAAFDAYWQDQLATIHIDDAVREYLYPIAVSRLRGLALPGPLQRWHEGLALLITTGFLPQRFRDEMRLPWDDRRQRRFDRLMAALRTAVHLSPGPVRRFPFNVLLKDLDWRIRTGRPLV; encoded by the coding sequence GTGTCGATCAGCGGTGGCCACGTCGAGCGACCCGTCAGCGGGCCACCGCTGGCACGGGCCGGGCGCCCGCGCCGGCGCACCGGGCCGACGCTCGACGAGGGTCTGCTCGGCGTGGCCCTGCTGCTGGGCCCCGCGAACGTGATCATGCAACTGGCCAGGCCCGGCGTCGGATACGGAGTGCTGGAGAGCCGTGTCGAGAGCGGCCGCATCGACCGCCATCCCATCAAGCGGGCCCGCACGACGTTCACCTATCTCGCCGTGGCGGGCCGCGGCAGCGACGAGCAGAAGGCCGCCTTCCGCCGGGCGGTGAACCGGGCCCACGCGCAGGTCTACTCGACCGAGGAGAGCCCCGTCGCCTACCGGGCCTTCGACCCGGATCTGCAGCTGTGGGTGGCCGCGTGCCTCTACAAGGGGGGCGTCGACGCCCACCGGACGTTCGTCGGCGAGATGGACGACGAGACCGCCGACCGGCACTACGCGCAGAGCATGTCGCTGGGCACCACGCTGCAGGTGCCACCGCAGATGTGGCCGCGGGATCGGGCCGCCTTCGACGCGTACTGGCAGGACCAGCTCGCCACGATCCACATCGACGACGCGGTCCGCGAGTATCTGTATCCCATTGCGGTGAGCCGTCTTCGGGGTCTGGCGCTACCGGGTCCGTTGCAGCGGTGGCACGAGGGTCTGGCCCTGCTGATCACCACCGGGTTCCTGCCGCAGCGCTTCCGCGACGAGATGCGGCTGCCGTGGGACGACCGCAGACAGCGCCGGTTCGACCGGCTGATGGCCGCCCTGCGCACCGCGGTGCACCTGTCGCCGGGGCCCGTGCGGCGGTTCCCGTTCAACGTGTTGCTCAAGGACCTCGACTGGCGGATCAGGACCGGGCGTCCGCTCGTGTAA
- a CDS encoding alpha/beta hydrolase yields MTPGVMREFVGLDSPTARRAASGGHPCQGIYYRGVGRKPKVAMIATHYQLDYSEHYLADYLATRGVGFLGWNTRFRGYESSFLLDHALVDIGVGVRWLREAQHIETIVLLGNSGGGSLMAAYQAQAVDPHVTPMDGMRPATGLGELPPADGYVASAAHPGRPEVLTAWMDGSVLDENDPLATDPTLDVFDERNGPPFAPEFVERYRAAQVARNDGITDWVLAELKRLRAAGFSDRPFAVHRTWADPRMIDPTLEPSRRPPNTCYVGVPVRANRSAHGIAAACTLRSWLGMWSLRTAQTGAEPHLTRIVCPALVISADQDTGVYPSDARRIHDALASTDKGLCSIDTDHYFTTPGARSEQADTIAGWIAKRWR; encoded by the coding sequence ATGACACCAGGGGTGATGCGCGAATTCGTCGGCTTGGACTCTCCGACGGCCCGTCGCGCCGCGTCCGGGGGTCACCCCTGCCAGGGCATCTACTACCGCGGCGTGGGCCGCAAGCCCAAGGTGGCGATGATCGCCACGCACTACCAGCTCGACTACTCCGAGCACTATCTGGCCGACTACCTGGCCACGCGCGGCGTCGGCTTCCTCGGCTGGAACACCCGGTTCCGCGGCTACGAGAGCAGCTTCCTGCTCGATCACGCACTGGTGGACATCGGCGTCGGCGTACGCTGGCTGCGCGAGGCGCAACACATCGAAACCATTGTGCTGCTGGGCAATTCGGGCGGCGGGTCGCTGATGGCGGCCTACCAGGCGCAGGCGGTCGATCCGCACGTCACGCCCATGGACGGCATGCGCCCGGCGACGGGCCTCGGCGAGCTACCGCCTGCGGACGGCTACGTCGCGAGCGCGGCGCACCCCGGCCGGCCCGAGGTCTTGACGGCATGGATGGACGGCTCGGTCCTCGACGAGAACGATCCACTCGCGACCGATCCCACACTCGACGTCTTCGACGAGCGCAACGGTCCGCCGTTCGCACCGGAGTTCGTCGAGCGCTACCGCGCGGCGCAGGTCGCCCGCAACGACGGGATCACCGACTGGGTGCTCGCCGAACTGAAACGCCTTCGGGCGGCGGGGTTCTCGGACCGGCCGTTCGCAGTGCACCGCACCTGGGCCGACCCGCGCATGATCGATCCCACCCTCGAACCGTCCAGGCGGCCGCCCAACACCTGCTACGTCGGCGTCCCGGTGCGGGCCAATCGCTCGGCCCACGGCATCGCCGCGGCCTGCACCCTGCGCAGCTGGCTGGGCATGTGGAGCCTGCGCACCGCGCAGACCGGCGCCGAGCCGCACCTGACGCGCATCGTCTGCCCCGCGCTGGTGATCAGCGCCGACCAGGACACCGGCGTCTACCCGTCGGACGCCCGTCGCATCCACGACGCGCTGGCCAGCACCGACAAGGGCCTGTGCTCGATCGACACCGACCACTACTTCACGACCCCGGGCGCGCGCAGCGAGCAGGCCGACACCATCGCCGGGTGGATCGCCAAGCGCTGGCGGTGA
- a CDS encoding alpha/beta hydrolase family protein produces MSPSRPNAAAPVDPPLPVPDVSGADASVRGLPRRVDLTWQQKLVVDSSAAADLGLRTAIASLVGAAMLPRLAVSALRSGDTRSERDALSFYAELAAAKDPQLSFPAPTELPRVSSRPANPIAEWTAHGPVQNIRFQSSFQAVNPALRTKRGGYARNNVVHAQHWRHDDGPRPTLCLIHGFMGSAYLFNGLFFSLPWFYRSGYDVLLYTLPFHGRRAERHSPYSGYGYFADGMSGFAEAMAQAVHDFRSVIDYLEYTGVDRIALTGMSLGGYTSALIAGVDDRVQAVIPNVPVVTPDSAFDDWFPANLLVTLGNRVTGADPGLTTAASAYHSPLNYAPLIPKDRRLIITGLGDRLAPPEQAEMLWRHWDRCAFHWFPGNHVLHVSQPDYLRRMTRFLRPFMFS; encoded by the coding sequence GTGTCTCCTTCGCGGCCGAACGCCGCTGCTCCGGTCGATCCGCCCCTGCCCGTTCCCGACGTCTCGGGCGCCGACGCCTCGGTCCGCGGACTGCCGCGCCGCGTCGACCTGACGTGGCAGCAGAAGCTCGTCGTCGACTCCTCGGCCGCGGCCGACCTCGGTCTGCGCACGGCCATCGCCTCACTCGTCGGGGCCGCCATGCTGCCCCGCCTCGCCGTGTCGGCGCTGCGATCCGGCGACACCCGGTCCGAGCGCGACGCCCTGAGCTTCTACGCCGAGCTGGCCGCCGCCAAGGATCCACAGCTGTCCTTTCCGGCGCCGACGGAACTGCCGCGGGTCTCGTCGCGGCCCGCCAACCCGATCGCCGAGTGGACCGCCCACGGCCCCGTCCAGAACATCCGGTTCCAGAGCAGCTTTCAGGCGGTCAACCCGGCGCTGCGCACGAAGCGCGGCGGCTACGCGCGCAACAATGTCGTCCACGCCCAGCACTGGCGCCACGACGACGGGCCGCGTCCGACGCTGTGCCTCATCCACGGGTTCATGGGATCGGCGTACCTGTTCAACGGGCTGTTCTTCTCCCTGCCGTGGTTCTACCGGTCGGGGTACGACGTGCTGCTCTACACCCTGCCGTTTCACGGGCGCAGGGCCGAAAGGCATTCTCCCTACAGCGGTTACGGGTACTTCGCGGACGGCATGTCGGGTTTCGCCGAGGCGATGGCGCAGGCGGTGCACGACTTCCGGTCGGTGATCGACTATCTGGAATACACCGGCGTCGACCGCATCGCGCTGACGGGGATGTCGCTCGGCGGCTACACGTCGGCACTGATCGCCGGCGTCGACGACCGCGTGCAGGCCGTCATCCCCAATGTGCCCGTCGTGACGCCGGATTCGGCGTTCGACGACTGGTTCCCCGCCAACCTGCTCGTCACGCTCGGGAACCGGGTGACCGGGGCCGACCCGGGTCTGACGACCGCCGCGTCGGCCTACCACTCGCCGCTGAACTACGCACCGCTGATCCCGAAGGACCGGCGTCTCATCATCACCGGCCTCGGCGACCGGCTGGCCCCACCCGAGCAGGCCGAAATGCTGTGGCGCCATTGGGATCGCTGCGCGTTTCACTGGTTCCCGGGCAATCACGTGCTGCACGTCAGCCAGCCGGACTACCTCCGTCGGATGACGCGCTTCCTGCGGCCGTTCATGTTCTCCTGA
- a CDS encoding glycosyltransferase family 39 protein, which produces MIARWPRWGLAVLLAGTAAMYFPGLSASGYGNEFYAAAAQAGARSWSAWFFGSLDAHDFITVDKPPAALWVTGLSVRLFGVHGWAVLVPQAVMGVAAVAILFAAVRRVVPDPRLGAAAGLLAGAVLACTPAAALMFRFDDPDALLTLLLVTAAYCLARAVHGASWRWLVLVGVAVGTAFLTKLLQAFLVLPGFGLAYLLAAPTTLRTRLAHLAAALGALVVAAGWWVLIVQLIPANARPYVGGSTDDTVLDLAFGYDGFGRLQGPHASPAVASMGPPTGPRRLFLAEMGDEISWLLPAALFALAFGGWLALRGHLGRAERAATVSWGGWLLVTGAVFAGVHGTIHPYYTVALAPAVGALVGLGSAWAWRLRATWDGRVGLAGLVLTGGWWSSILLRRNDFGPHWLPPLLLVATVAAAACAIIGRRLLPVAAGVGAAAALAGTVAFSVATAATPHHGAIPVAVAPAGRRTVTDGWLGDEGTNPALAAMLRASPSEWSAATTGSQSAAALELSSQTAVMAVGGWSDDPVPTLAQFVADVQSGRIGYYVEPGLGGAARPHGRIIRSANHSASHARDIADWVAAHYPAVSVGTSLVYRLR; this is translated from the coding sequence GTGATCGCGCGGTGGCCACGGTGGGGGCTCGCCGTCCTGCTGGCGGGCACCGCGGCGATGTACTTCCCCGGACTGTCCGCCTCCGGTTACGGCAACGAGTTCTACGCCGCCGCCGCGCAGGCCGGCGCACGGAGTTGGTCGGCGTGGTTCTTCGGATCGCTCGACGCGCACGACTTCATCACCGTCGACAAGCCTCCGGCCGCCCTGTGGGTGACCGGCCTCTCGGTCCGGCTGTTCGGCGTGCACGGCTGGGCAGTGCTCGTGCCACAGGCCGTGATGGGCGTCGCGGCCGTCGCGATCCTGTTCGCGGCCGTGCGTCGCGTCGTGCCGGATCCGCGGCTGGGCGCCGCGGCGGGGCTGCTGGCCGGCGCCGTACTGGCGTGCACCCCGGCGGCGGCGCTGATGTTCCGCTTCGACGATCCCGACGCGCTGCTCACCCTGCTGCTGGTCACCGCCGCCTACTGCCTCGCCCGCGCCGTGCACGGGGCGTCGTGGCGCTGGCTGGTCCTGGTCGGCGTCGCCGTCGGCACCGCGTTTCTGACCAAACTGCTGCAGGCCTTCCTCGTCCTTCCCGGCTTCGGGCTCGCCTACCTGCTGGCCGCTCCCACGACGCTGCGCACTCGGCTGGCCCACCTGGCCGCAGCCCTCGGCGCGCTGGTCGTCGCCGCCGGGTGGTGGGTGCTGATCGTGCAACTCATCCCGGCCAACGCGCGCCCCTACGTCGGCGGTTCGACCGACGACACCGTGCTCGATCTCGCCTTCGGCTACGACGGCTTCGGCCGGCTGCAGGGGCCGCACGCGAGCCCGGCCGTCGCCTCGATGGGCCCGCCGACGGGTCCGCGCCGGCTGTTCCTCGCCGAGATGGGCGACGAGATCTCCTGGTTGCTGCCTGCCGCGCTGTTCGCGCTGGCGTTCGGCGGATGGCTCGCGCTGCGCGGTCACCTCGGCCGCGCGGAGCGGGCGGCGACGGTGTCCTGGGGTGGCTGGCTGCTGGTGACCGGCGCGGTCTTCGCTGGCGTGCACGGCACCATTCATCCGTACTACACCGTCGCGCTGGCGCCCGCGGTCGGTGCGCTCGTCGGCCTGGGTTCGGCATGGGCGTGGCGGCTGCGCGCGACGTGGGACGGCCGGGTCGGCCTCGCCGGGCTGGTGCTGACCGGCGGCTGGTGGTCGTCGATATTGTTGCGCCGCAACGACTTCGGTCCGCATTGGCTGCCACCCCTGCTGCTCGTTGCGACGGTGGCCGCCGCCGCGTGCGCGATCATCGGGCGACGGCTGCTGCCGGTGGCTGCGGGCGTCGGTGCGGCCGCAGCACTCGCGGGCACCGTCGCGTTCAGCGTCGCCACCGCCGCGACCCCGCACCACGGTGCCATCCCGGTCGCGGTGGCCCCGGCCGGCCGGCGGACGGTGACCGACGGCTGGCTGGGCGACGAGGGCACCAACCCCGCGCTGGCGGCCATGCTGCGGGCGAGCCCCAGCGAGTGGAGCGCGGCAACCACCGGCTCGCAGTCGGCCGCGGCGCTGGAACTGTCCTCGCAGACCGCGGTGATGGCGGTCGGCGGATGGAGCGACGATCCGGTGCCGACCCTGGCGCAATTCGTCGCCGACGTGCAGTCCGGCCGCATCGGCTACTACGTCGAGCCCGGTCTCGGCGGAGCGGCGCGCCCGCACGGCCGCATCATCCGGTCGGCGAACCACAGCGCCTCCCACGCCAGGGACATCGCCGATTGGGTGGCCGCCCACTATCCGGCCGTCTCGGTCGGGACGTCGCTGGTGTATCGGCTGCGCTGA
- a CDS encoding class I SAM-dependent methyltransferase, translated as MRTEGDTWDITTSVGSTALFVAAARALESAKAEPLSSDPYAARFCRAAGGEWADVVDGVISGSHGQQLLDGDFGGYFVSFQGARTKFFDAYFTEAIEAGVRQVVLIAAGLDSRAYRLPWLDGTVIYEIDQPKVLEFKRTVMAQAGDAPRAERREVAVDLRDDWAKALQDSGFDPTVPTAWIAEGLLIYLPAAAQEQLFTGIDALSSPGSRIAVEEGRPMPQAVFDAKRREERDAGHEGTFFTLIYNEQIAPADEWFGARGWDAAPTRLAEYLDRVGRPVPADDPEAGPMVDSNSLVTAVKRG; from the coding sequence ATGCGCACCGAGGGAGACACCTGGGACATCACCACCAGCGTCGGGTCGACGGCCCTGTTCGTCGCGGCGGCAAGGGCATTGGAGTCGGCCAAGGCGGAACCGCTCTCGTCCGACCCGTACGCCGCGCGCTTCTGTCGCGCGGCAGGCGGCGAATGGGCCGACGTGGTCGACGGCGTGATCTCCGGTAGCCACGGCCAGCAGCTGCTCGACGGTGACTTCGGGGGATACTTCGTGTCCTTCCAGGGGGCCAGGACCAAGTTCTTCGACGCGTACTTCACCGAGGCGATCGAGGCCGGCGTCCGCCAGGTCGTCCTGATCGCCGCCGGTCTGGACTCCCGCGCCTACCGGCTGCCGTGGCTGGACGGCACGGTGATCTACGAGATCGATCAGCCGAAGGTCTTGGAGTTCAAGCGCACCGTCATGGCGCAGGCGGGTGACGCACCGCGGGCCGAGCGCCGCGAGGTGGCCGTGGATCTGCGCGACGATTGGGCAAAGGCCTTGCAGGACAGCGGATTCGACCCGACCGTGCCCACCGCGTGGATCGCGGAGGGCCTGCTGATCTACCTGCCCGCGGCCGCGCAGGAGCAGCTGTTCACGGGCATCGACGCACTATCGAGCCCGGGCAGCCGGATCGCGGTCGAGGAGGGCAGGCCGATGCCGCAGGCGGTGTTCGACGCCAAGAGGCGCGAGGAGCGCGACGCCGGCCACGAGGGCACCTTCTTCACCCTCATCTACAACGAGCAGATCGCGCCTGCCGACGAGTGGTTCGGCGCGCGCGGCTGGGACGCCGCGCCGACCCGGCTGGCGGAGTACCTCGATCGCGTCGGCAGGCCGGTGCCCGCCGACGATCCAGAGGCCGGCCCCATGGTCGACTCCAACAGCCTGGTGACCGCCGTCAAGCGCGGCTAG
- a CDS encoding TetR/AcrR family transcriptional regulator has translation MRPYGGVQARDRVADRRRRLLEAGLQLLGSSDRPDELTVRAVCAEAAVSARYFYESFTDKDQLVAAVFDGVIADIAATTQAAVAAAPRDEQNRAGIANLVRVIADDVRVGRLLFNAQLTNPVLARKRAELGGVFALLSGDHVTTAYRLPRREWVTAVAHFVVGGVGQTISAWVSGDIAMTQAELVDQLTGIVDTLAARSLDRT, from the coding sequence GTGCGGCCCTACGGTGGCGTGCAGGCGCGCGACCGGGTGGCCGACCGGCGGCGCCGACTCCTCGAGGCGGGCCTGCAGCTACTGGGCAGCTCCGACCGCCCCGACGAGCTGACCGTGCGCGCCGTCTGCGCCGAGGCGGCCGTCTCGGCGCGCTACTTCTACGAGAGCTTCACCGACAAGGATCAGCTGGTCGCGGCGGTGTTCGACGGCGTGATCGCCGACATCGCCGCGACGACGCAGGCCGCGGTCGCCGCGGCGCCCCGTGACGAGCAGAACCGCGCGGGCATCGCCAACCTCGTCCGCGTCATCGCCGACGACGTGCGTGTGGGGCGCTTGCTGTTCAACGCCCAGCTCACCAATCCGGTACTGGCGCGCAAACGCGCCGAACTCGGCGGCGTGTTCGCCCTGCTGTCCGGGGACCACGTGACCACGGCCTACCGGCTCCCCCGGCGCGAGTGGGTGACGGCCGTCGCGCACTTCGTCGTCGGCGGTGTCGGCCAGACGATCAGCGCCTGGGTGTCCGGTGACATCGCCATGACGCAGGCGGAGCTGGTCGATCAGCTCACCGGCATCGTCGACACCCTGGCGGCTCGCAGTCTCGACCGCACCTGA
- a CDS encoding acyl-CoA dehydrogenase, with protein MPIAILSEHADLAESVRDLVKRVAPSDVLHEALETPIANPPSYWKAAAEQGLQGLHLSEDVGGQGFGILELAIVLAEFGYGAVPGPFVPSAIASALIAANDPADKRLEGLASGETIAAYAIDSGLTATRQGGGLVIRGEVRAVPAAAEASLLVLPVSIDGGEAWVLLDADQVEVEGVQSVDPLRPLAHVRANAVEVADDRVLANLGRPLARAVITTLLSAECIGVARWATDTAAAYAKIREQFGRPIGQFQAIKHKCANMIAETERATAAVWDAARALDEVHGGKADSHYEFAAAVAATLAPVAAQHCAQDCIQVHGGIGFTWEHDTNVFYRRAIVLAACFGRAADHPQQVIQEATTTGMRPIDIDLDPDTEKLREEIRAEVAALKALSGEERTTAIAEGGWVSPHLPKPWGRAAKPVEQIIIAQEFSSGRVKRPQMGIAAWIIPSIVAYGTDAQQQRFLPPTFRGEMIWCQLFSEPGAGSDLASLTTKATKVDGGWRITGQKIWTTGAQYSQWGALLARTNPSAPKHGGITYFLLDMAAEGVEVKPLRELTGNAMFNTVFIDDVFVPDDMVLGEVDRGWEVSRNTLTNERVSIGSSEPPFLASLEQFVQFLADGQFDQIEQYEAGRLIAEGHAAKLLNMRSTLLTLAGGDPMPAAAISKLLSMKTGQGYAEFGVSSFGTDAAIGDQGELSGKWAEYLLAGRATTIYGGTSEVQLNIIAERLLGLPRDP; from the coding sequence ATGCCCATCGCGATCCTTTCCGAACACGCCGACCTCGCCGAGTCCGTCCGCGATCTCGTCAAGCGCGTCGCGCCCTCCGACGTCCTGCACGAGGCGCTCGAGACGCCGATCGCCAATCCGCCGTCGTACTGGAAGGCCGCCGCCGAGCAGGGCCTGCAGGGGCTGCACCTCTCCGAGGACGTGGGCGGACAGGGCTTCGGCATCCTCGAACTCGCGATCGTGCTCGCCGAATTCGGTTACGGCGCAGTGCCGGGACCGTTCGTGCCCTCGGCGATCGCCAGCGCGCTGATCGCCGCGAACGACCCCGCCGACAAGCGGTTGGAGGGGCTCGCCTCGGGTGAGACCATCGCCGCCTACGCCATCGACTCCGGTCTGACCGCCACCCGCCAGGGCGGCGGCCTCGTCATCCGCGGCGAGGTTCGCGCCGTGCCCGCCGCCGCGGAGGCGTCCCTGCTCGTGCTCCCGGTGTCCATCGACGGCGGCGAGGCCTGGGTCCTGCTCGACGCCGACCAGGTGGAGGTCGAGGGCGTGCAGAGCGTCGACCCGCTGCGGCCGTTGGCGCACGTGCGCGCCAACGCCGTCGAGGTCGCCGACGACCGCGTCCTGGCCAACCTCGGCCGCCCGCTCGCCCGCGCCGTCATCACGACGCTGCTGTCCGCCGAGTGCATCGGCGTCGCCCGCTGGGCCACCGACACCGCCGCGGCGTACGCCAAGATCCGCGAGCAGTTCGGCCGCCCCATCGGGCAGTTCCAGGCCATCAAGCACAAGTGCGCCAACATGATTGCCGAGACCGAGCGCGCGACGGCCGCGGTCTGGGATGCGGCCCGCGCGCTCGACGAGGTGCACGGCGGCAAGGCCGACTCGCACTACGAGTTCGCCGCCGCGGTGGCCGCCACCCTGGCTCCGGTCGCCGCTCAGCACTGCGCCCAGGACTGCATCCAGGTGCACGGTGGCATCGGCTTCACCTGGGAGCACGACACCAACGTCTTCTACCGGCGGGCCATCGTGCTGGCCGCCTGCTTCGGCCGGGCCGCCGACCACCCGCAGCAGGTCATCCAGGAGGCGACGACCACCGGGATGCGGCCCATCGACATCGACCTCGATCCGGACACCGAGAAGCTGCGTGAGGAGATCCGCGCGGAAGTGGCTGCACTGAAGGCACTTTCGGGTGAGGAGCGGACCACGGCGATCGCCGAGGGCGGCTGGGTCTCCCCGCACCTGCCCAAGCCGTGGGGCCGCGCCGCCAAGCCCGTCGAGCAGATCATCATCGCCCAGGAGTTCTCCAGCGGTCGCGTGAAGCGGCCCCAGATGGGCATCGCCGCGTGGATCATCCCGTCGATCGTCGCCTACGGCACCGACGCGCAGCAGCAGCGCTTCCTACCGCCCACCTTCCGCGGCGAGATGATCTGGTGCCAGCTGTTCTCCGAGCCGGGCGCGGGTTCCGACCTCGCGAGCCTGACGACGAAGGCCACCAAGGTCGACGGCGGGTGGCGCATCACCGGCCAGAAGATCTGGACCACGGGCGCGCAGTACTCGCAGTGGGGCGCACTGCTGGCGCGGACCAACCCGTCGGCCCCCAAACACGGTGGCATCACGTACTTCCTGCTCGACATGGCCGCCGAGGGCGTCGAGGTCAAGCCGCTGCGCGAGCTCACCGGCAACGCGATGTTCAACACCGTCTTCATCGACGACGTGTTCGTGCCCGACGACATGGTGCTCGGCGAGGTCGACCGCGGCTGGGAGGTCAGCCGCAACACGCTGACCAACGAGCGCGTGTCGATCGGCAGCAGTGAGCCGCCGTTCCTGGCGAGCCTGGAACAGTTCGTCCAGTTCCTGGCCGACGGGCAGTTCGACCAGATCGAGCAGTACGAGGCGGGCAGGCTGATCGCCGAGGGCCATGCGGCCAAACTGCTCAACATGCGCTCGACGCTGCTGACCCTGGCGGGCGGGGACCCCATGCCCGCCGCCGCGATCAGCAAGCTGCTGTCGATGAAGACGGGTCAGGGCTACGCCGAGTTCGGGGTGTCGTCCTTCGGCACCGACGCGGCCATCGGCGATCAGGGCGAGCTCTCCGGAAAATGGGCCGAGTACCTGCTCGCCGGCCGGGCCACCACGATCTACGGCGGCACGTCGGAGGTGCAGCTCAACATCATCGCCGAACGGCTGCTGGGGCTGCCGCGCGATCCGTAG